From Elaeis guineensis isolate ETL-2024a chromosome 16, EG11, whole genome shotgun sequence, a single genomic window includes:
- the LOC105059522 gene encoding uncharacterized protein → MQSGYGSVSEMQQFMMESCGSSIFSISAASPNPSADIHAAAPQPLKYHPLHPHHHHQPPHPQPPPPPPHHFSPFHPIPITQQLFQQSHQFQLLQHQHENSAGATAAAGGGPSFLAPAMNFKLAANESSGGGSHEGLNDDDGGSESRLHHHWQREEESAIKEPSWRPLDIDYINRNNKRCKEKETETPTNKYSKKTKEGAEPDHGGHITGGSNYKLFSELEAICKPGVCSLGGGGGANQTGSGSALTGDETALMPTATNPPGILTADHHVGGSETSAGEEATARKFSKGSGRKKRKRRQQKKQQLSSVMAFFENLVKQLMEHQENLHQKFLEVMERRDQERTLREEAWRRQEAAKSSHEAAARAHDRVLASSREAAIISFLEKTTGETLHLPEKLRFPSQLSEEPGKLEAETTQNPPTEPSNNANKVPFNTSRWPRAEVEALIQVRSRLESRFQEPGLKGPLWEEVSATMAAMGYHRSAKRCKEKWENINKYFRKTKDSSKKRPRNSKTCPYFHQLDQLYSKSLNKSHPASSSSPNANVAAGGAIASGTAGDRRKDNSELLDAIVVSTDQQGFKFPEMSSLHDFGFNGKGDDNSELHRNVGSNGEEDDEEDEEEGGGGEEGEEREEGEG, encoded by the exons atgcagTCGGGATATGGAAGCGTGTCGGAGATGCAGCAATTCATGATGGAGAGCTGCGGCAGCTCCATCTTCTCCATCTCCGCCGCCTCACCGAACCCCTCCGCCGACATCCACGCCGCTGCCCCCCAGCCTCTCAAATACCATCCCCTCCacccccaccaccaccaccagccGCCCCACCCCCAGCCTCCGCCGCCTCCCCCCCACCACTTCTCTCCCTTCCACCCCATCCCAATTACCCAGCAGCTCTTCCAGCAGAGCCACCAGTTCCAGCTGCTCCAGCACCAGCACGAGAACTCGGCCGGAGCCACCGCCGCAGCCGGTGGCGGGCCGAGTTTTCTCGCCCCCGCCATGAATTTCAAGCTGGCGGCGAATGAGAGCAGCGGCGGCGGCAGCCATGAGGGGCTGAACGACGACGATGGGGGGTCCGAGAGCCGCCTCCATCACCACTGGCAGAGAGAGGAGGAATCAGCCATCAAGGAGCCCTCATG GAGGCCTTTGGATATAGATTACATCAATAGGAACAACAAGAGGTGCAAGGAGAAAGAGACCGAGACACCGACGAACAAGTACTCCAAGAAGACCAAAGAGGGAGCCGAGCCGGACCATGGCGGACACATCACCGGCGGCAGCAACTACAAGCTCTTCAGCGAGCTCGAAGCCATCTGCAAGCCCGGCGTCTGCAGCCTTGGCGGTGGCGGTGGCGCCAACCAGACCGGCTCCGGCTCCGCACTCACCGGCGACGAGACCGCCCTCATGCCCACCGCCACCAACCCACCAGGAATACTGACAGCAGATCACCACGTCGGCGGCTCCGAAACATCTGCCGGAGAGGAGGCGACGGCGAGGAAATTCTCCAAGGGAAGTGGGAGGAAGAAGCGGAAGCGGCGGCAGCAGAAGAAGCAGCAGCTGAGCTCGGTCATGGCCTTCTTCGAGAACCTGGTGAAGCAGCTGATGGAGCACCAGGAGAACCTCCACCAAAAATTCTTGGAGGTGATGGAGAGGAGGGACCAGGAGAGGACTCTCCGGGAGGAGGCGTGGCGGCGGCAGGAGGCGGCCAAGTCCAGCCATGAGGCCGCCGCCCGAGCCCATGATCGGGTCCTCGCCTCCTCCCGGGAGGCCGCCATCATCTCCTTCCTCGAGAAGACCACCGGCGAGACCCTCCACCTCCCCGAGAAGCTCCGATTCCCATCCCAACTCTCAGAAGAACCCGGCAAGCTGGAGGCCGAGACCACCCAAAACCCCCCGACCGAGCCCTCGAATAACGCTAACAAGGTTCCGTTCAACACGAGCCGGTGGCCGAGGGCTGAGGTGGAGGCGCTGATCCAGGTGCGAAGCAGGCTGGAGTCGAGGTTCCAGGAGCCCGGGCTGAAGGGACCGCTGTGGGAGGAGGTGAGCGCGACGATGGCGGCCATGGGCTACCACCGGAGCGCGAAGCGGTGCAAGGAGAAGTGGGAGAACATCAACAAATATTTCAGGAAAACGAAGGACAGTAGCAAGAAGAGGCCGCGCAACTCCAAGACCTGTCCTTATTTCCATCAATTGGATCAGCTCTACTCCAAGTCACTCAACAAGTCCCACcccgcttcctcttcttctcccaaTGCTAATGTGGCTGCTGGTGGTGCTATTGCTTCCGGCACGGCCGGTGATCGACGGAAGGATAATTCCGAGCTTCTCGATGCCATCGTAGTGTCCACAGATCAGCAAGGCTTCAAGTTCCCGGAAATGAGCTCCTTGCATGACTTTGGTTTCAATGGTAAAGGGGATGACAACAGCGAGCTCCATCGCAATGTGGGGAGCAATGGCGAGGAAGATGATGAGGAGGATGAGGAAGAGGGAGGAGgtggagaagaaggagaggaacgagaagaaggagaaggcTAG